A DNA window from Bacillus carboniphilus contains the following coding sequences:
- the comGC gene encoding competence type IV pilus major pilin ComGC, whose product MKNEKGFTLIEMMIVLLIISILLIITVPNVTSHQKTIQKKGCEAYIHLVEAQVQAYKLDTGEYPDDLTVLSGNKYLPAENPDCDDMIIGIDPTTGQVLLTIDDDVSEE is encoded by the coding sequence ATGAAAAATGAAAAGGGATTTACACTTATTGAGATGATGATTGTTCTTTTAATTATCTCGATTTTATTGATCATCACAGTTCCAAATGTAACATCTCATCAGAAAACAATACAGAAAAAGGGATGTGAGGCTTATATCCATTTGGTTGAGGCGCAGGTGCAAGCGTACAAGCTTGATACAGGAGAGTATCCTGATGATTTAACGGTATTATCGGGGAACAAATACCTACCTGCTGAAAACCCGGACTGTGACGATATGATTATTGGAATTGACCCGACTACAGGTCAAGTTTTATTAACTATAGATGATGATGTTTCAGAAGAATAG
- the comGD gene encoding competence type IV pilus minor pilin ComGD produces the protein MMMFQKNSSKGYTLTEILIVFSIFLLCISIFLFSVSPTSQHFKQSHFIEQLRKDIQFAKTYSMSRAATVRVIFTPAENKYAVLTGVDHFLVQRSYDDDIQMSNSNLRQFYFLPNGTVSDFGSFELIVGGTRYRFVMYVGRGRVKIEKM, from the coding sequence ATGATGATGTTTCAGAAGAATAGTTCTAAAGGTTACACCCTAACGGAAATCCTCATTGTTTTCTCCATTTTCCTACTTTGCATTTCCATCTTTCTTTTTTCAGTTTCACCCACAAGTCAACATTTCAAGCAATCTCATTTTATTGAACAGCTAAGAAAGGATATTCAGTTCGCTAAAACTTACTCCATGTCTCGAGCTGCGACTGTAAGAGTGATTTTTACGCCCGCTGAAAACAAATATGCTGTATTAACGGGTGTGGATCATTTTTTAGTGCAAAGAAGTTACGACGATGATATTCAGATGAGTAATAGCAACTTAAGACAGTTTTATTTTCTGCCGAATGGAACGGTTAGTGACTTCGGTTCGTTTGAGCTGATTGTAGGTGGCACGAGGTATCGCTTTGTTATGTATGTGGGGAGAGGAAGAGTGAAAATTGAAAAGATGTGA
- the comGF gene encoding competence type IV pilus minor pilin ComGF, whose amino-acid sequence MTKKILSLFVLRSFKDNNGLTLIESLVSFSIWMIICHMFFVGIFFLAELNEKVKQNEEYEFFVFFEEIQRELYLANSVNVSTASFTLHLPTRSISYSKYNDYVRRRVNGTGHELVLQNVSSFKVMEVKGRLLCQIIFSNGKKLTKEWFTIHELEKYSL is encoded by the coding sequence TTGACCAAGAAGATATTGAGCCTATTTGTCTTACGCTCATTCAAAGATAACAACGGTTTAACCCTAATTGAATCTCTAGTTTCATTTTCGATATGGATGATTATTTGCCATATGTTTTTTGTAGGAATCTTTTTCTTGGCAGAGTTAAATGAAAAGGTAAAACAAAATGAAGAATATGAGTTCTTTGTCTTTTTTGAAGAAATTCAACGTGAGCTATATCTGGCCAATTCAGTAAATGTGTCTACCGCTTCTTTTACTCTTCATTTACCAACTCGTAGTATTTCCTACTCCAAATACAATGACTATGTAAGGAGGAGGGTAAATGGAACTGGACATGAATTGGTTCTTCAAAATGTATCATCGTTTAAAGTGATGGAAGTAAAAGGGAGGTTACTGTGTCAAATAATTTTCTCTAACGGAAAGAAATTAACGAAGGAATGGTTCACTATTCATGAACTGGAGAAATACTCTTTATGA
- the comGG gene encoding competence type IV pilus minor pilin ComGG gives MNDRGIIYPFTAIFTILIIFVSVSFIELYRTETNTIKEMKQIEIFQSMLGMTILFIEEEGGVEKDTTLQFNEGYVTVKVKEEAKEKILLTIQCFTLEGATYSWELWYDKTYKIWENN, from the coding sequence ATGAATGATAGGGGAATCATCTATCCGTTTACAGCTATATTTACCATCTTGATCATTTTTGTATCAGTATCCTTTATAGAGCTGTATAGGACTGAAACTAACACAATTAAGGAAATGAAACAAATTGAAATTTTTCAAAGTATGTTAGGTATGACCATTCTTTTTATTGAAGAGGAAGGTGGAGTGGAAAAGGATACGACATTACAGTTTAATGAGGGATATGTAACGGTAAAGGTAAAAGAAGAAGCTAAAGAAAAGATACTCCTAACTATCCAATGTTTTACGTTAGAAGGTGCCACGTACAGTTGGGAGCTGTGGTATGATAAGACCTACAAGATTTGGGAAAATAATTGA
- a CDS encoding shikimate kinase, translating to METIFLTGFMGAGKSTIARQLGKKLNKQVVDTDQLIVHREGKNIPDIFATKGETYFRQLETEVLTSLDAELIVSTGGGLIVRPENRKWMLENGYVIFLDCDIQEIWRRINGDKGRPLARNQAEVTALYESRKPLYNQCHFKVDTTHLSIDAITETIMNELESY from the coding sequence ATGGAAACCATTTTTTTAACAGGCTTTATGGGTGCAGGCAAGTCCACAATTGCTAGGCAGTTGGGAAAAAAATTAAACAAACAAGTGGTAGATACAGATCAACTTATTGTCCATAGAGAAGGAAAGAATATTCCGGATATCTTTGCGACGAAAGGGGAAACGTATTTTAGACAATTAGAAACGGAAGTCCTAACCTCACTTGATGCAGAATTAATTGTATCAACCGGTGGGGGTCTTATCGTCAGACCGGAAAACAGAAAATGGATGTTAGAAAATGGTTATGTCATTTTTTTAGATTGCGACATCCAAGAAATTTGGAGACGAATAAATGGAGATAAGGGTAGACCACTAGCAAGAAATCAAGCGGAAGTAACCGCACTATATGAATCCAGGAAACCATTGTATAATCAATGTCATTTCAAGGTTGACACCACACATTTATCTATTGATGCCATCACCGAAACAATCATGAATGAATTAGAAAGTTATTAG
- a CDS encoding YqzE family protein, with amino-acid sequence MSMNDYVKFITQTFVQHYDQPKEKRKEKRIQKKEQKAPFLVNWFGLVPFAVLSIFKRK; translated from the coding sequence ATGTCAATGAATGATTACGTAAAATTCATTACTCAAACATTTGTTCAACATTATGACCAGCCAAAGGAGAAGCGAAAGGAAAAAAGAATTCAGAAGAAGGAACAAAAGGCTCCTTTTCTTGTCAATTGGTTTGGTTTAGTCCCATTTGCGGTTCTCTCTATATTTAAGAGAAAATAA
- a CDS encoding YqhG family protein — protein sequence MQQAEIKQYLKRFFLLNQCELAEESPGHLTIQLTIDMDKELMNRPFYWHYLEKTGGVPNPMKVTFITDQKMAPEELKGELIHFGSPRLHQIFQVTKKLSSFVRLFQTVKGTTQQHIPLHPWLGLNIKVSYQCDRKRDEFHSIGLHLISGKMVKDFHYSIERLDMSTKIPDFSFTLSPIIKPQSGMNRIKQLIEQHVQGQDDTWAKEARERWEQDQKLLDHFYEGLDEYPETYYKEKQAIQEQFEPIVQVDVINGGLYYLTEQFTQQLN from the coding sequence ATGCAGCAAGCGGAAATTAAACAATATTTAAAAAGGTTTTTCCTTTTAAATCAATGTGAACTAGCTGAAGAAAGCCCTGGTCATCTAACAATCCAGCTTACGATTGATATGGATAAAGAGTTGATGAACAGACCATTTTATTGGCACTACTTAGAAAAAACTGGTGGCGTACCAAACCCCATGAAGGTTACTTTTATTACTGATCAAAAAATGGCTCCTGAAGAATTAAAGGGAGAGTTGATTCATTTTGGCTCACCTAGACTCCATCAGATTTTTCAGGTGACGAAAAAGCTGTCTTCCTTTGTTCGTCTTTTTCAAACCGTCAAAGGCACCACCCAACAACATATCCCGCTGCATCCATGGCTAGGCTTAAATATTAAGGTGTCTTATCAGTGTGACCGAAAACGAGATGAGTTTCACTCGATTGGATTACATCTGATTTCAGGAAAAATGGTAAAGGACTTTCATTATTCCATTGAAAGGCTAGATATGTCCACGAAAATTCCTGATTTCTCCTTTACGCTTTCACCTATCATTAAACCACAGAGTGGAATGAATCGGATTAAACAGTTAATTGAACAGCATGTACAGGGACAAGATGATACGTGGGCGAAAGAAGCACGTGAAAGATGGGAGCAAGACCAGAAATTATTAGACCATTTCTATGAGGGACTAGATGAATACCCCGAAACTTACTATAAAGAAAAACAAGCCATCCAAGAACAATTTGAACCGATTGTACAGGTAGATGTAATTAACGGTGGCCTCTATTACTTAACTGAACAATTTACACAACAATTAAATTAA
- a CDS encoding DEAD/DEAH box helicase, producing the protein MDWKLVWKQNWQEDFLKRLDDDGPWGSWDMLKLALESEHHTSIPSFEGLQAPRFLPNLTPLPHQLEVAKQVVEHMNGKAILADEVGLGKTIEAGLILKEYMIRGLVKKVLILVPASLVSQWSQELNQKFYIPAIIHRKSYAWDQVDVMITSIDTAKRSPHREKILDLQYDMVIIDEAHKLKNHKTKNYEFVQQLKKKFCLLLTATPIQNKIEEIFNLVSLLKPGHLGSLADFMENYNQDARSLNSDAHLKELVNKVMIRNRRSDTGIEWTKRHVETVPITLTPEEQDLYDSVTHLRSDDSLAAGSGFSVVTLQREACSSREAVYYTLCNMLKKQEEPSELLQTRVSSLMEKIQAIQTNSKAEQALKLIKEINDKVIIFTEYRATQLYLQWFFKQHGIKSVPFRGGFKRGKKDWMKELFKNQADVLIATEAGGEGINLQFCHHIINFDLPWNPMRLEQRIGRIHRLGQEQDVKIYNFATKGTVEEHILKLLYEKIQLFERIVGELDDILTRMEFGKIEDHLEDIFGQSANEGEMKIKLENLQSMVEFADSMKRGESQHAASGN; encoded by the coding sequence ATGGATTGGAAGCTTGTTTGGAAGCAAAATTGGCAAGAAGACTTCTTAAAAAGATTGGATGATGACGGGCCTTGGGGTAGCTGGGATATGCTAAAGCTTGCTCTCGAGTCAGAGCATCATACCTCTATTCCTAGCTTTGAAGGACTTCAAGCCCCTAGGTTTCTACCAAACCTAACTCCCCTACCACACCAACTGGAAGTTGCAAAGCAAGTGGTTGAACATATGAACGGTAAAGCAATTTTGGCAGATGAAGTCGGTCTAGGAAAAACAATTGAAGCTGGACTCATTTTGAAAGAGTATATGATTAGAGGTTTAGTCAAGAAGGTTCTTATTCTCGTTCCTGCTTCACTTGTATCCCAATGGTCTCAAGAGTTAAATCAGAAGTTTTATATACCAGCCATTATTCATAGAAAGAGCTATGCTTGGGACCAAGTAGATGTAATGATCACATCTATAGATACCGCAAAACGGTCTCCACATCGCGAAAAAATATTAGACCTCCAATATGACATGGTCATTATTGACGAGGCTCATAAATTAAAAAATCATAAAACCAAAAACTATGAATTTGTACAGCAATTAAAAAAGAAGTTTTGTTTACTTTTAACTGCAACCCCCATTCAAAATAAAATTGAAGAAATCTTTAATTTAGTCTCACTACTAAAACCTGGCCATCTAGGGAGCCTTGCTGATTTTATGGAAAACTACAATCAGGATGCACGCTCTCTCAATAGTGATGCACACTTAAAAGAATTAGTGAACAAGGTCATGATTCGAAATCGCAGGTCAGACACAGGTATTGAATGGACGAAACGCCACGTAGAAACAGTCCCAATTACCCTTACACCGGAAGAACAAGACTTATATGATTCTGTAACACATTTGCGAAGTGATGATTCTTTAGCTGCTGGAAGCGGGTTTTCAGTAGTGACTCTACAGCGAGAAGCATGTTCAAGTAGAGAAGCCGTCTATTACACTCTCTGCAATATGCTGAAAAAACAAGAAGAACCAAGTGAATTGCTACAAACAAGAGTCTCTAGCTTAATGGAAAAAATTCAGGCCATTCAAACGAACTCAAAAGCTGAACAAGCACTAAAGCTAATAAAAGAAATCAATGATAAAGTCATTATTTTTACTGAATATCGAGCAACTCAGCTTTATTTACAATGGTTCTTTAAGCAACATGGAATTAAGTCTGTGCCTTTCCGAGGTGGCTTTAAACGTGGTAAAAAAGATTGGATGAAAGAGCTATTTAAAAATCAAGCCGATGTCTTGATTGCTACAGAAGCAGGTGGAGAAGGGATTAACCTTCAATTCTGTCACCATATCATCAATTTTGACCTCCCATGGAATCCGATGCGTCTTGAACAAAGAATCGGAAGGATTCATCGACTCGGACAAGAACAAGATGTAAAGATATATAACTTCGCAACTAAAGGAACGGTGGAAGAGCATATTTTAAAACTGTTATACGAAAAAATCCAACTGTTCGAGCGAATTGTAGGTGAGTTAGATGATATCCTGACTCGAATGGAATTTGGAAAAATTGAGGATCACTTAGAAGACATTTTTGGCCAATCTGCGAATGAGGGTGAAATGAAAATTAAGCTCGAAAACCTTCAATCCATGGTCGAGTTTGCAGATTCGATGAAGAGAGGTGAATCTCAGCATGCAGCAAGCGGAAATTAA
- the gcvT gene encoding glycine cleavage system aminomethyltransferase GcvT has protein sequence MSALKRTPLFESYGGAKTIDFGGWDLPVQFSSIKEEHEAVRTKAGLFDVSHMGEITVKGPNSLAYLQKLLTNDVSKVKPGGAQYSAMCYEDGGTVDDLLVYMLDENDYLLVVNASNIEKDYEWMLTQKFGDVEIENVSETLAQLAIQGPKAEEILQTIVEGTNLADIRFFKFRENVQVAGVSSLVSRTGYTGEDGFEIYCHANDAASLWNAIIQAGEPFGLVPCGLGARDTLRFEANLPLYGQELSKTITPIEAGIGFAVKVQKEMDFNGKETLKKQKEEGPARKLVGIEMVDRGIPRTGYPVYAQDEQIGEVTTGTQLPTSKRNVGVALVNAEHSEVDQELFVEIRGKKVKAVVVPLPFYKRPKN, from the coding sequence ATGTCTGCTTTAAAACGTACACCCCTTTTTGAATCGTACGGTGGAGCCAAAACGATTGATTTTGGAGGCTGGGATTTACCTGTTCAATTTTCTAGCATAAAAGAAGAGCATGAAGCTGTTCGAACAAAAGCTGGATTATTTGATGTTTCTCACATGGGCGAAATCACAGTAAAAGGTCCTAATAGTCTAGCATACTTGCAAAAACTATTAACCAACGATGTTTCAAAAGTTAAACCTGGAGGAGCACAATATTCTGCTATGTGCTACGAAGATGGTGGGACAGTTGATGACCTTCTAGTTTATATGTTGGATGAAAACGACTATCTATTAGTTGTAAATGCTTCTAACATTGAAAAGGACTATGAATGGATGCTTACGCAAAAATTCGGAGATGTTGAGATTGAAAACGTATCTGAAACTCTCGCTCAATTGGCCATCCAAGGACCAAAAGCAGAGGAGATTCTTCAAACAATCGTGGAAGGTACGAACCTTGCAGATATTCGTTTCTTTAAGTTCAGAGAGAACGTACAAGTTGCAGGTGTATCTTCTTTAGTTTCTAGAACAGGTTATACTGGTGAAGATGGTTTCGAAATATATTGCCATGCAAACGACGCAGCTTCCCTGTGGAATGCTATCATACAAGCGGGTGAACCATTTGGCTTAGTTCCTTGTGGATTGGGTGCACGTGACACATTACGCTTTGAAGCAAACCTTCCTTTATACGGACAAGAATTATCAAAAACAATCACCCCGATTGAGGCTGGGATTGGTTTTGCCGTTAAGGTTCAAAAAGAAATGGACTTTAACGGAAAAGAAACTTTAAAGAAACAAAAAGAAGAAGGACCAGCTCGTAAACTTGTTGGAATTGAAATGGTAGACCGTGGCATTCCACGAACTGGTTATCCTGTGTATGCACAAGATGAACAAATCGGTGAAGTGACAACAGGTACGCAATTACCAACATCAAAAAGAAATGTTGGAGTTGCTCTTGTGAATGCGGAACATTCTGAAGTAGACCAAGAGCTATTTGTTGAAATCCGTGGTAAAAAAGTGAAAGCAGTAGTTGTTCCATTACCTTTTTACAAAAGACCGAAGAACTAA
- the gcvPA gene encoding aminomethyl-transferring glycine dehydrogenase subunit GcvPA, translated as MKHRYLPMTEQDQKEMLAAIGVDSVDALFEDIPEKVRFNREYNIKKATKEPELTKELLALAGKNANLKDYASFLGAGVYDHYIPSIVDHVISRSEFYTAYTPYQPEISQGELQAIFEYQTMICELTGMDVANSSMYDGGTALAEAAMLSAGQTRRKKVLVSSAVHPESRAVLSTYAKGQYIEVQEIPTKDGVTDVDALKEMVTDEVAAVIVQYPNFFGRIESLQEMSDLTHEQKALFVVSSNPLALGALTPPGQFGADIVIGDAQPFGIASNFGGPHCGYFAVTNKLMRKVPGRLVGQTVDENGKRGFVLTLQAREQHIRRDKATSNICSNQALNALAASVAMTALGKKGVKEMAWANIQKAHYAKQQLKANGVNVVWEGPNFNEFVVELPISVKEANKKLLDKGMIGGYDLSRDYSDLDRHMLVAVTEIRTKEEIDNFVSELGVIQNG; from the coding sequence ATGAAGCATCGTTACTTACCAATGACTGAACAAGATCAAAAGGAGATGTTAGCAGCAATCGGTGTTGATTCTGTTGACGCTCTATTCGAAGACATTCCTGAAAAGGTTCGTTTTAACCGTGAATACAATATTAAAAAAGCAACTAAAGAGCCAGAACTAACAAAAGAACTACTTGCATTAGCTGGTAAAAATGCGAACTTAAAGGATTACGCATCTTTCCTTGGGGCGGGTGTGTATGATCACTACATCCCTTCTATTGTAGACCATGTAATCTCTCGTTCTGAATTTTATACCGCTTATACGCCATACCAACCTGAAATTTCACAAGGTGAACTTCAAGCTATCTTTGAATATCAAACGATGATTTGTGAATTAACAGGAATGGATGTAGCCAACTCATCTATGTATGATGGTGGTACAGCTTTAGCTGAAGCTGCGATGTTAAGTGCAGGACAAACTAGAAGAAAGAAAGTGCTTGTCTCTAGTGCAGTACATCCAGAATCAAGAGCTGTTTTAAGTACGTACGCAAAAGGACAATACATTGAAGTTCAAGAGATTCCCACAAAAGATGGTGTAACAGATGTTGACGCACTTAAAGAAATGGTGACGGATGAAGTAGCAGCTGTTATTGTTCAGTACCCAAACTTCTTCGGTCGAATTGAATCACTTCAAGAGATGTCCGATCTAACACATGAGCAAAAGGCATTATTCGTTGTATCTAGTAACCCATTAGCACTGGGTGCTCTTACACCACCGGGCCAATTTGGAGCAGATATTGTCATCGGAGATGCGCAACCGTTTGGTATTGCAAGTAACTTTGGTGGTCCACACTGTGGTTATTTTGCCGTAACAAATAAGTTGATGAGAAAAGTTCCTGGTAGATTAGTAGGACAAACGGTTGATGAAAATGGCAAACGAGGTTTCGTTTTAACTCTTCAAGCTCGTGAGCAACATATACGTCGTGACAAAGCGACTTCAAATATCTGTTCAAACCAGGCTCTTAATGCACTTGCTGCTTCTGTTGCCATGACAGCTTTGGGTAAAAAAGGTGTGAAAGAGATGGCTTGGGCGAATATCCAAAAAGCTCATTATGCGAAACAACAGTTAAAAGCTAATGGTGTTAATGTGGTTTGGGAAGGACCAAACTTCAACGAATTTGTAGTTGAACTTCCTATTTCTGTGAAAGAAGCAAACAAGAAGCTACTTGATAAAGGAATGATCGGTGGTTATGACCTAAGTCGTGACTACAGCGACCTAGACCGTCATATGCTGGTAGCTGTCACTGAAATTCGTACAAAAGAAGAAATTGACAACTTTGTTTCTGAACTGGGGGTTATTCAAAATGGCTAA
- the gcvPB gene encoding aminomethyl-transferring glycine dehydrogenase subunit GcvPB, with translation MANQELKLIFEQSKPGRIGFSLPELDVPAVSEEELIPESYIRKDEPNLPEVAELDIMRHYTALSKRNHGVDSGFYPLGSCTMKYNPKVNEDVARYAGFAHVHPLQEEETVQGAMELMYDLQEHLKEITGMDEVTLQPAAGAHGEWTGLMMIRAFHEANGDTNRTKVIVPDSAHGTNPASATVAGLETITVKSDENGLVDLEDLRRVVGEDTAALMLTNPNTLGLFEKNILEMAEIIHGAGGKLYYDGANLNAVLSKARPGDMGFDVVHLNLHKTFTGPHGGGGPGSGPVGVKADLIPFLPKPVLVKKDEKFVFEYDRPQSIGRVKPYYGNFGINVRAYTYIRTMGPDGLKAVTENAVLNANYMMRRLAPYFDLPYDQHCKHEFVLSGKRQKKLGVRTLDIAKRLLDFGYHPPTIYFPLNVEECMMFEPTETESKETLDDFIEAMIQIAKEAEETPEVVQEAPHTTVIKRLDETMAARKPVLRYMAE, from the coding sequence ATGGCTAATCAAGAGTTAAAGTTAATTTTTGAACAATCGAAGCCTGGTCGTATTGGCTTTAGTTTACCAGAATTGGATGTACCCGCAGTTAGCGAGGAAGAGCTAATTCCGGAAAGCTATATTCGTAAAGACGAACCAAATCTTCCAGAAGTTGCTGAATTAGATATCATGAGACACTACACAGCTCTTTCTAAGCGCAATCATGGTGTCGATTCCGGATTTTATCCTCTAGGTTCTTGTACGATGAAATACAATCCAAAAGTAAACGAAGATGTAGCTCGTTACGCTGGATTTGCTCACGTTCACCCTCTTCAAGAAGAAGAGACTGTTCAAGGTGCAATGGAGCTTATGTATGACCTCCAAGAACATTTAAAAGAAATCACAGGTATGGATGAAGTGACCCTTCAACCTGCTGCAGGAGCTCATGGTGAGTGGACTGGATTGATGATGATTCGTGCTTTCCACGAAGCAAATGGAGACACAAATCGTACAAAGGTTATCGTTCCTGACTCTGCACATGGAACAAACCCTGCATCTGCTACTGTAGCTGGATTAGAAACCATTACAGTTAAGTCAGATGAAAATGGACTTGTTGATTTAGAAGATTTGAGAAGAGTAGTAGGGGAAGATACGGCAGCTCTTATGCTAACAAACCCAAACACTCTTGGACTATTTGAAAAGAATATCCTAGAGATGGCTGAGATTATTCATGGTGCAGGTGGTAAGTTGTACTATGATGGTGCTAACCTGAATGCGGTTCTTTCAAAGGCACGCCCTGGCGACATGGGATTTGACGTTGTTCACTTAAACTTGCATAAAACCTTTACAGGGCCACATGGTGGTGGTGGACCAGGTTCAGGTCCAGTAGGAGTAAAAGCAGATCTTATCCCATTCCTACCGAAGCCAGTTCTTGTAAAGAAAGACGAAAAGTTTGTATTTGAATACGATCGTCCTCAATCCATTGGTCGAGTGAAGCCTTACTACGGTAACTTCGGTATCAACGTTCGTGCTTACACGTACATCCGCACAATGGGTCCAGATGGACTAAAAGCAGTAACGGAAAATGCAGTATTAAATGCAAACTATATGATGAGAAGACTAGCGCCTTACTTTGACCTTCCATACGACCAACATTGTAAGCATGAGTTCGTATTAAGTGGTAAGCGTCAAAAGAAACTAGGTGTTCGTACGTTAGATATCGCGAAGAGACTATTAGACTTCGGTTACCATCCACCAACCATCTACTTCCCATTGAATGTGGAAGAGTGTATGATGTTTGAGCCAACTGAGACTGAGTCAAAAGAAACGCTAGATGACTTCATCGAAGCTATGATCCAAATCGCAAAAGAAGCAGAAGAAACACCAGAGGTTGTGCAAGAAGCACCTCATACAACTGTTATTAAGCGTCTGGACGAAACAATGGCTGCTAGAAAGCCAGTGTTGCGTTACATGGCAGAATAA
- a CDS encoding methyl-accepting chemotaxis protein has protein sequence MKKASSHNISQKENIGDLLKSFLKRLNLSTRLFLLFVILFISSIVIVGVSSYMKAKELTMESIENRLVREVELMGYITQNLKFVYVSDEDYFMQQVEVNIRQQQSKLETDGIKSEFFYIKNNEVVPSKISEGEVPAFSKEFITNIATSKNGVLHESIDNKDYTIVFQDMEQINGIYVMLIPTHSYMEDVSQMGYFTLFVILVSTIIISILIILFVRTLTKPLNTLRKTMLEVRDGNLNPSVEINTTIPEIISLHESYNAMIGQMSEILFELKSTTIEVETKGKELKDSSKYNLESSRQLISAIDAVRLGAEQTASSSDINVNSFRTMKYQIVEMMNNMKEVYKSSENMNLSSKRGEKNMTELISMIHTFEKDFDQLTQTIKDVNDYSFSITKLVELVKGIAERTKLLALNATIEAARAGESGKGFAVVASEVRKLAEQSANATLEISKTISSMEAVTVGATQEFEQILTKINGTLSTANESKYSIAEMMQEISSVSTKLEGMQEELKGLESLLPDLELAADSFSTVSQETLERTEEMLTVSVNQVRYLEETDMIGLKLNQLSNSLSNLTQKFKVD, from the coding sequence TTGAAGAAAGCAAGTTCGCATAACATCAGTCAAAAAGAAAATATTGGAGATTTACTTAAAAGCTTTTTAAAAAGGTTAAATCTGAGCACCCGTTTGTTCTTACTATTTGTGATTCTATTCATTTCGTCTATTGTTATAGTAGGCGTTAGCTCTTATATGAAAGCGAAAGAGTTGACGATGGAATCAATTGAAAATAGGTTGGTTAGAGAAGTCGAATTAATGGGGTATATAACACAAAACTTGAAGTTTGTTTATGTTAGTGATGAAGATTATTTTATGCAGCAGGTTGAAGTGAATATCCGTCAACAGCAAAGCAAACTTGAAACAGATGGAATCAAGTCAGAATTTTTTTACATAAAGAATAATGAAGTAGTTCCTTCAAAAATAAGTGAAGGGGAAGTTCCTGCCTTTTCAAAGGAGTTTATAACTAATATAGCTACATCCAAAAATGGAGTATTACATGAGAGTATAGACAATAAGGATTATACAATCGTATTTCAAGATATGGAACAAATTAACGGTATTTACGTTATGCTTATTCCAACACATTCCTATATGGAAGACGTTAGTCAAATGGGATACTTTACATTATTCGTTATATTGGTTAGTACTATAATCATCTCTATTTTAATCATTCTATTTGTAAGGACATTAACTAAGCCACTTAATACGTTGCGTAAAACAATGCTTGAAGTTCGTGACGGGAACTTAAACCCTTCAGTGGAAATCAATACAACAATACCAGAGATTATATCCTTACATGAAAGTTATAATGCGATGATTGGGCAAATGAGTGAAATACTTTTTGAACTAAAGAGTACAACAATAGAAGTAGAAACAAAAGGAAAGGAATTAAAGGACTCTTCAAAATATAACCTCGAATCTAGTCGACAATTAATTTCTGCAATTGATGCTGTTCGACTGGGTGCAGAACAGACAGCTAGTAGTTCAGATATTAATGTAAATAGTTTTAGAACAATGAAATATCAGATAGTAGAAATGATGAATAATATGAAAGAAGTTTATAAAAGTTCAGAAAATATGAACCTCTCCTCAAAACGTGGTGAGAAAAATATGACTGAACTAATTTCAATGATTCATACCTTTGAAAAGGATTTCGACCAATTGACCCAAACTATTAAAGATGTTAACGATTATTCATTTTCTATTACAAAACTAGTTGAGTTAGTAAAAGGAATTGCAGAGAGAACGAAACTATTAGCCCTTAACGCAACAATAGAAGCTGCACGAGCAGGTGAATCTGGAAAAGGGTTTGCTGTAGTAGCAAGCGAGGTACGAAAATTAGCAGAACAATCAGCCAACGCTACTTTAGAAATTTCTAAGACAATATCAAGTATGGAGGCTGTTACAGTTGGAGCTACACAAGAGTTTGAACAAATTCTTACCAAAATAAACGGAACTTTATCAACAGCAAATGAATCGAAATATTCAATTGCTGAAATGATGCAAGAAATTTCTAGTGTTAGTACTAAATTAGAAGGAATGCAAGAAGAACTAAAAGGTCTTGAAAGTCTATTGCCGGACCTAGAATTAGCTGCAGATAGCTTTTCTACGGTGTCTCAGGAGACATTAGAAAGAACGGAGGAAATGCTTACCGTTAGTGTGAACCAGGTTAGATATTTAGAGGAAACAGATATGATTGGTTTAAAGCTTAATCAGTTATCTAATTCACTATCTAATTTAACTCAAAAATTTAAAGTCGATTAA